Part of the Triticum aestivum cultivar Chinese Spring chromosome 4D, IWGSC CS RefSeq v2.1, whole genome shotgun sequence genome is shown below.
AGGAGCCGCGCCTCCATCGGGACCACCGACGACTACGAGAAGGTGGCCCGCCTAGGCAAAGGCGGCTTCGGCGTCGTCCTCAGGATGCGCCACCGCGTCACCAAAAAGAACGTGGCCATCAAGTTCCTCTCCTCCCCCGACGTCGAAGATCTTGAGCGGGAGGCACGATTCCTCGAGGCCTGCGACGGAAACCCTTACGTCGTCGGCTTCGAGGGCCTGGTGTGCGATCCGGCCACCGGCGACACCGCCGGCCTCGTCATGGAGTACGTCGAGGCGTCGAGCCTCCACTCTTTATTGTGGGACAGGCGCAGCGACCCGCCGCTCCCAGAATCCACGGTGCGCGACTTCATGTGGAAGCTCCTGACCGGCGCCGAAAAGATGCACGCGCACGAGCGCCACATCGTCCACCGCGACATCAAGCCTGGCAACATCCTCGTCGGGAAAAACGGGGAGCTCGTCAAGATTTGCGACCTCGGGCTGGCCATGTCCATGTCCGACTGGCCACCGTACAACAGGGCCGGCACGACGTCCTACATGGCGCCCGAGATGATCCTTGGcaagaaggactacgacgcgcaaGTGGACACGTGGTCCATCGGCTGCGTCTTTGCCGAACTGCTCACCGGCAAGACGATGTTCAAGGGCTACCTCGAAGATGACGACGAAGACAAGACAAAGAATGACATAAGGCAGCTGTGGAGCATCTTCTGTGTGCTCGGGATGCCGGACGAGAGCACGTGGCCAGGGTTCACCTCGCTGCCGCTCACCGCCGAGGCGCTGCGACGGCTGCCGGCGGGGTGCAAGTACAGCCGGCTGCGGTATTCTTTCCCTGAAGACAAGCTATCCGAGGAAGGATTTCAGGTGTTGCAAGGGCTCCTCACATGCAACCCCGAGAAGCGGCTGACGGCAGCTGCCGCGCTGAAGCACCCATGGTTCGATGCTCCTCGttccgccgccggcgccgctgcGAAGGTCGACGCTCTGTCGTTTCCCAAAAAGAAGGCACCAAGGATCAAGTTCATCCCACCGGCCATTCCCCAGAAGAATCTACTCAAAATCCCGCTCGCCGTGTGGAACGCAGCGTAACGAGTGTAATTAGACTCTCTGGATGTAAATGAGCCATCTATGAGCCATCAAGTAGAACTTGATCGCCGGATCGCCCATTAGTGTTGGCCTGCTTTTCTGAATTCTATGTGTCATTGTGCACATGTTCAGAGAATCAGAGATGTGTAATTGTAAGGTTGTGTTCAGAGATTCATTACAGTGCTGACATATGTTGTTTACATGGCCAGTTGTTATTGAGTTATACTGCACAATTTGTGTTGTTTTTCAGAAATCATGAGCTGATGAGAAAATGTGCAGTTCAAATGTTCTAAGTAACAGAAATCTACAGAGTGATGGATGAATTGATATTAAAAATGTCTTGCTGGTGCAGATTTCATGAGAACTTGTAAATTCAGTAATGGTGCTAGTGCAACAATTGGACAAAGGCCTGCTGGGGAGAATGAACCAAATTCAAGAGCTTAGTGGATCATCGCAATCCGGTTGTACCCTTGCACTAAAACTGAAACTATGGCGTGGATCAGCTCTGTTCAAGCATCTAGCTCTGAAGCAGGAAGCAGAGACTTGAGTCTGCAAAGCAGGAGAAGGGCAGGATATGTATAAGAAAGTAAGTTTCAATACCAAAACAGCAGCAATCAGAGTGGCGCAGCGGAagcgtggtgggcccataacccacaggtcccaggatcgaaacctggctctgatatgtGTTTTTCCA
Proteins encoded:
- the LOC123100191 gene encoding putative cyclin-dependent kinase F-2 encodes the protein MASRRGNLSKQIANAEHGSIRKFLPPPSQSSKSQTLPPPSPPTKAVRSSSAMAARKRPAAVLDAGHGHAAAQHQQSPTCCKRSRASIGTTDDYEKVARLGKGGFGVVLRMRHRVTKKNVAIKFLSSPDVEDLEREARFLEACDGNPYVVGFEGLVCDPATGDTAGLVMEYVEASSLHSLLWDRRSDPPLPESTVRDFMWKLLTGAEKMHAHERHIVHRDIKPGNILVGKNGELVKICDLGLAMSMSDWPPYNRAGTTSYMAPEMILGKKDYDAQVDTWSIGCVFAELLTGKTMFKGYLEDDDEDKTKNDIRQLWSIFCVLGMPDESTWPGFTSLPLTAEALRRLPAGCKYSRLRYSFPEDKLSEEGFQVLQGLLTCNPEKRLTAAAALKHPWFDAPRSAAGAAAKVDALSFPKKKAPRIKFIPPAIPQKNLLKIPLAVWNAA